One segment of Rhodothermales bacterium DNA contains the following:
- a CDS encoding alpha-L-fucosidase, whose product MQRAQSRQWFQDARFGMFIHWGVYSVLGKGEWVMNNDRITAEEYSRLPARFNPSEFDAVAWARLAREAGMRYITITSKHHDGFAMWDSAAGDFNIVNATPYAGDVLKMLADACAQEGLKLFFYHSHLDWRHPDYFPRGRTGLHSGRLDSGDFDAYLEFMNAQIQELATGYGKLGGFWFDGWWDQQLNGMGQPDAPAKATQVYWKLRETYELINRLQPQAIISNNHHVSPFPGEDVQIFERDLPGTNTAGFNTTVVSPLPLESCDTINGSWGYHDADMGFKSQRELIGYLVRSAGRNANLLLNVGPTPRGTIQPEFQERLRAMGRWLDRYGASIYGTRVGPMPEQPWGVSTQKGWTVYVHVLDSEAPEMLELPGTRNLVVDGAHLLDGDAKVAVRRHASGNLVLRLPVSARSDVDTVVNVELTG is encoded by the coding sequence ATGCAACGTGCGCAATCGCGTCAGTGGTTTCAGGATGCTCGGTTCGGGATGTTCATCCACTGGGGCGTCTACAGCGTCCTCGGAAAAGGCGAGTGGGTCATGAACAACGACCGCATTACGGCGGAAGAGTATTCGCGGTTACCGGCCCGGTTCAACCCGTCCGAATTTGATGCGGTCGCGTGGGCGCGTCTGGCCCGAGAGGCGGGTATGCGGTACATCACCATCACGTCGAAACATCACGATGGCTTCGCGATGTGGGATTCGGCCGCTGGTGATTTCAATATCGTCAACGCGACGCCGTACGCAGGGGACGTCCTGAAGATGCTTGCCGACGCGTGCGCGCAGGAGGGACTCAAGCTCTTCTTTTACCACTCGCATCTCGACTGGCGCCACCCTGACTATTTTCCGCGCGGCCGGACCGGGCTGCATTCGGGGCGGCTCGACTCGGGGGATTTCGATGCCTACCTCGAGTTCATGAACGCGCAGATTCAGGAGCTGGCAACCGGGTACGGCAAGCTCGGTGGCTTCTGGTTCGACGGCTGGTGGGACCAGCAGCTCAATGGGATGGGCCAACCCGACGCTCCAGCGAAGGCGACGCAGGTCTACTGGAAGCTTCGCGAGACGTACGAGTTAATCAATCGTTTGCAGCCGCAGGCAATCATCAGCAACAATCATCATGTGTCGCCATTCCCGGGCGAAGACGTTCAGATCTTTGAGCGCGATCTGCCCGGGACGAATACGGCCGGTTTCAACACCACTGTTGTGAGTCCGCTTCCACTGGAATCGTGTGACACGATCAACGGATCCTGGGGCTACCATGATGCGGACATGGGCTTCAAGAGTCAGCGGGAACTGATAGGCTATCTCGTGCGGTCGGCCGGTCGAAACGCCAATCTCTTGCTCAATGTGGGTCCGACTCCGCGCGGTACCATCCAGCCGGAGTTTCAGGAACGCCTTCGTGCAATGGGTCGATGGCTGGATCGCTATGGAGCGTCGATCTACGGAACGCGAGTCGGCCCGATGCCCGAGCAGCCGTGGGGAGTTTCGACGCAGAAGGGCTGGACGGTCTACGTTCACGTTCTTGATTCAGAGGCGCCCGAAATGCTGGAGCTCCCGGGCACGCGAAATCTGGTGGTCGACGGCGCGCACCTTCTGGATGGCGATGCAAAGGTCGCGGTCAGGCGTCATGCAAGCGGCAACCTCGTGTTGAGACTGCCTGTGAGCGCACGTAGCGATGTGGACACGGTCGTGAACGTTGAACTGACGGGATAG
- a CDS encoding VOC family protein translates to MNQSITHGAFSWSELMTADPGSAVNFYSAVLGWTDNVMPMPQGDYHLQQIGKTPAAGIMALPQPDLPTAWVHYITVDDVDAVAERAVELGGSIQVPAMDIPTVGRFCGLLDPQGAFFHVIKYEAMSQGDDMPEMDFAKSFVTHGAFSWFQLQTTDPAAAAEFYGALLGWEIVEQQMPSGPYNEIKVAGVGVGGIMAIFAPGTPPHWGAYVTVDDADAAFAAASAAGGTIIVPPTDIPKVGRFSMVQDPTGGILNVIKYLPMEG, encoded by the coding sequence ATGAATCAGTCTATCACTCACGGTGCGTTCAGTTGGTCTGAACTGATGACCGCGGATCCCGGGTCTGCAGTGAATTTCTATAGCGCCGTCCTTGGCTGGACGGACAACGTCATGCCCATGCCTCAGGGTGACTATCACCTGCAGCAGATCGGGAAGACTCCCGCTGCCGGAATCATGGCGTTGCCACAGCCAGACCTTCCGACGGCCTGGGTCCACTATATCACCGTGGATGACGTGGACGCGGTTGCGGAGAGAGCCGTTGAGCTTGGCGGCAGTATCCAGGTACCGGCCATGGATATCCCGACCGTCGGTCGATTTTGTGGCCTTCTTGATCCGCAGGGTGCGTTCTTTCATGTCATCAAGTACGAGGCCATGTCTCAGGGTGATGACATGCCGGAGATGGACTTTGCAAAATCGTTCGTGACGCATGGCGCCTTCAGTTGGTTTCAGTTGCAGACAACGGATCCCGCTGCCGCAGCCGAGTTCTATGGGGCGCTGCTTGGCTGGGAAATCGTCGAGCAGCAGATGCCGTCCGGTCCATACAATGAAATCAAGGTGGCCGGAGTGGGCGTGGGCGGGATCATGGCGATCTTCGCACCGGGCACGCCGCCGCACTGGGGCGCGTACGTAACGGTCGATGACGCCGATGCAGCGTTCGCCGCCGCGTCGGCCGCAGGAGGAACGATCATCGTACCGCCGACTGACATTCCGAAGGTGGGGCGCTTCTCAATGGTACAGGATCCCACCGGGGGAATACTGAATGTCATCAAGTACCTCCCGATGGAAGGCTAG
- a CDS encoding YbjQ family protein, translating to MMIVTTPTIKGKRIVVTHGLVRGNTIRARHLGNDIGAMLKNLVGGEIRAYAALLEESREEALERMMEDAVGLGANAVVSVRVATSVVMAGAAEMLAYGTAVTIDDE from the coding sequence ATGATGATTGTAACGACGCCCACGATCAAAGGGAAACGGATCGTTGTCACCCACGGCCTGGTGCGGGGCAACACCATCCGGGCGCGGCATCTCGGGAACGATATCGGGGCCATGCTAAAGAATCTTGTCGGTGGTGAGATTCGTGCGTACGCGGCCCTGCTGGAGGAGAGCCGTGAGGAGGCTCTGGAGCGGATGATGGAGGACGCCGTCGGCCTCGGTGCGAATGCCGTGGTTTCCGTGCGCGTGGCGACATCGGTTGTGATGGCGGGCGCTGCGGAGATGCTGGCGTACGGCACGGCTGTGACGATCGACGATGAGTAG
- a CDS encoding MBL fold metallo-hydrolase, with protein sequence MHVEQVAPDLLRICLVGSDIVNAYIAGDVLIDSGASFSRSKLLKVLERLQLSGHALTHGHSDHQGCSHAVCERSGIPLYCGAGDREAVESGDGSTLLPRPDGLLAKVSSRFRVAPHPVTRTLVEGDTVGGFVCVETPGHTPGHLAFWREYDGVLILGDVLFHRNPLTLRRGLAEPFDVVTHDPEVNRNSARKLAGLRPEIVCFGHGAPLRDGAAFSRFVDGLPV encoded by the coding sequence ATGCACGTAGAACAGGTCGCCCCCGATTTGCTCCGCATCTGTCTTGTGGGATCGGATATCGTTAACGCGTACATCGCGGGTGACGTGCTGATCGACTCCGGCGCCTCGTTTTCACGCAGCAAGCTGTTGAAGGTCCTCGAGCGACTTCAACTATCGGGTCACGCACTTACTCATGGCCATTCAGACCATCAGGGCTGCAGCCATGCGGTTTGTGAACGGTCTGGCATCCCGTTGTATTGCGGTGCGGGAGATCGGGAGGCGGTTGAGTCGGGTGATGGCAGTACGCTGCTGCCTCGTCCGGATGGACTTCTGGCGAAAGTCTCATCGAGATTCCGTGTCGCGCCTCATCCAGTGACTCGAACACTGGTTGAAGGTGACACCGTGGGAGGATTTGTATGCGTCGAAACGCCGGGGCATACTCCGGGTCATCTCGCGTTCTGGAGAGAGTATGATGGAGTCCTCATTCTCGGGGATGTTCTGTTTCATCGGAATCCCTTGACGTTGCGAAGGGGTCTGGCTGAACCTTTCGACGTCGTCACACATGACCCGGAAGTCAATCGTAACTCTGCCAGGAAGCTAGCCGGGCTGCGCCCGGAAATAGTCTGCTTTGGCCACGGCGCTCCATTGCGTGATGGCGCGGCGTTCAGTCGCTTCGTCGACGGACTTCCGGTCTGA
- a CDS encoding serine/threonine protein kinase: MSPPDWNKIESLFEAALDRPEDERLDWLSSACDDPALHREVATLLRAAERSEDFLKSPAEEVASALIMDSHRTGSRENQVPSESATSGDRIGRYCITKRIGWGGNGAVYLGERADGEFSQRVALKLLREDRMSRTQQNRFLAERQILASLSHPGIARLLDGGVTDDGIPFIVMEYIDGSPIDEYCNAQRLTIRDRLALFQRVCSVVQHAHSQLIVHRDIKPSNVMVTTDGRVKLVDFGVAKLLDAEADGRDLPRPALNLTPEYASPEQVCGQPVTAVSDVYSLGVLLYQLLAGRRPYDVSGVRATQIVKTVCEVEPPPPSAQFDDVGETEGEDALFAVTTVAGQRSSHVDAVKRQLRGDVDSIVMKALRKHPARRYQSVESFADDIGCYLDSRPVGARNGTYAYRISKYVRRNRITVAFISVLALTLLGGLAASMWQASKRAEQATRAEQTTRFMTDMLAGFDPNSRPGKLEQVEEILDAGTQRLHKDLVNQPDLSSEIAAVLGDLYEDYGRYNKARELYELSLAKRRRSGSRDDAQTADVMAKLASVVNKMGDHEEARDLMMAALETGRATYGIRSERAADMLDGLAVVHLNLGGFDEARRLLLEALDIFRAKHGDDHVRVAGIRRHLAYVNQQQHRLVEADSLYRLAHESMARVLGPDHTEVAQTVHDHGSLLVRMGRLNEAETKLRLALQIRRDRLGNLHPQVAQSLSHLGLLMSRRDRFDEAEELLLEARELRRELFGEKHLTYAHSINQLGQLQHARGNQDAADELLREAIRLYRDLLGTRHIQTAAALQIWGRRLKDRGSYPEAEIVFREVLDIRTELLGDHTLQTTESMLRLASTLLQLDKAHEAVELLSKASRTRQELYGPDHERTLEVRLWHGIALTEVAQFEEAESILTDVLNVATDDDALLIDADLRSRTRQAMADLYLSWHSR, translated from the coding sequence ATGTCGCCTCCCGACTGGAACAAAATAGAATCACTATTTGAGGCCGCGCTGGACCGTCCGGAGGACGAGCGTCTGGATTGGCTGAGTAGCGCCTGTGACGATCCCGCGCTGCATCGTGAAGTCGCGACCCTGCTGCGTGCTGCCGAAAGGTCGGAAGACTTCCTTAAGAGTCCAGCTGAGGAAGTCGCATCGGCGCTCATCATGGACTCGCATCGGACCGGTTCACGGGAGAATCAAGTTCCCAGCGAGTCAGCAACCTCAGGCGACCGCATCGGCCGGTATTGCATCACTAAGCGCATCGGTTGGGGCGGAAACGGCGCCGTCTATCTCGGGGAGCGGGCTGACGGAGAATTCAGCCAGCGCGTAGCGCTGAAGCTGCTGCGGGAAGACCGAATGAGCCGGACCCAGCAGAACCGGTTCTTGGCCGAGCGACAGATACTAGCCTCACTGAGTCATCCAGGTATTGCAAGACTACTTGACGGCGGCGTTACAGATGATGGCATCCCCTTCATCGTCATGGAGTACATCGACGGAAGCCCGATCGACGAGTACTGCAATGCACAACGCCTCACCATTCGTGATCGGCTGGCCCTGTTTCAGCGAGTTTGCTCGGTAGTGCAGCACGCACATAGCCAACTTATTGTTCATCGGGACATCAAGCCGTCTAACGTGATGGTTACCACGGATGGACGCGTGAAACTGGTCGACTTCGGGGTCGCCAAGTTACTCGACGCAGAGGCCGACGGTCGCGACTTGCCTCGCCCGGCGCTCAATTTGACGCCCGAGTACGCCAGTCCGGAGCAGGTGTGCGGTCAGCCCGTCACAGCCGTCTCTGATGTGTATTCGCTGGGCGTTCTTCTTTACCAGCTGCTCGCCGGCCGCCGGCCGTACGATGTGTCCGGTGTCCGTGCCACACAGATCGTGAAGACGGTCTGCGAGGTCGAGCCACCACCACCAAGCGCACAGTTTGACGACGTCGGTGAGACGGAAGGTGAAGATGCGTTGTTCGCCGTCACGACGGTGGCGGGGCAACGATCGTCGCACGTCGATGCAGTCAAGAGACAGCTGAGGGGCGATGTCGACTCCATCGTGATGAAGGCGCTTCGTAAACATCCAGCGAGGCGTTATCAATCGGTCGAGTCATTCGCCGATGACATTGGCTGTTATCTGGATTCGCGGCCAGTGGGTGCACGCAACGGCACCTATGCGTACCGCATTTCAAAGTATGTCCGCCGCAACCGAATTACGGTGGCCTTCATTTCAGTCCTGGCTCTCACGTTGTTGGGAGGTCTCGCTGCATCCATGTGGCAAGCTTCCAAACGCGCGGAGCAGGCTACACGTGCGGAGCAGACGACGCGGTTCATGACGGACATGCTAGCAGGCTTTGACCCGAACTCGCGGCCGGGCAAGCTTGAGCAAGTCGAGGAGATACTCGACGCGGGCACACAGCGTCTGCATAAGGATCTAGTCAATCAGCCAGACCTCTCGTCGGAGATCGCCGCTGTGCTTGGCGATCTCTACGAGGATTACGGGCGATATAACAAAGCAAGGGAACTCTACGAGCTTTCGCTAGCAAAGAGGCGGCGGTCGGGCAGTCGCGACGATGCTCAGACGGCCGACGTTATGGCAAAGCTGGCCTCTGTCGTGAACAAGATGGGCGACCACGAAGAGGCCAGGGACCTAATGATGGCCGCACTCGAAACAGGTCGTGCCACATACGGTATCCGCAGCGAACGTGCCGCCGACATGCTCGACGGTCTGGCCGTGGTTCATCTAAACCTGGGAGGGTTCGATGAGGCACGTCGCCTCCTGCTCGAGGCACTCGACATCTTCCGAGCCAAACACGGAGACGATCATGTGCGCGTTGCCGGAATACGGAGACATCTCGCGTACGTGAACCAACAGCAGCACAGGCTTGTCGAAGCGGACTCGCTGTACCGGCTGGCCCATGAGAGCATGGCCCGGGTGCTCGGACCTGACCATACGGAGGTCGCCCAAACCGTGCACGACCACGGCTCTCTTCTGGTACGCATGGGAAGACTGAACGAGGCCGAGACCAAGCTGCGCCTGGCGCTCCAGATCCGAAGAGACCGACTCGGTAATCTACACCCCCAGGTAGCGCAGAGCCTGAGTCATCTTGGGCTACTGATGTCGAGACGTGATCGGTTCGACGAGGCAGAGGAGTTGCTACTGGAAGCTCGTGAACTTCGCCGCGAGCTGTTTGGAGAGAAACATCTGACTTACGCTCATTCGATCAACCAGCTGGGCCAGTTACAGCACGCACGAGGCAATCAGGATGCGGCCGATGAACTGCTGCGGGAGGCGATCCGTCTGTATCGCGACCTACTTGGGACACGCCACATTCAGACGGCCGCCGCGCTGCAAATCTGGGGAAGACGCCTTAAGGACAGGGGCAGCTACCCGGAGGCGGAGATCGTGTTTCGAGAAGTTCTCGACATACGCACCGAGCTACTAGGCGACCATACGCTACAGACTACCGAGTCCATGTTGCGACTGGCGAGCACGCTACTTCAACTCGACAAAGCTCACGAGGCAGTAGAGCTTTTATCGAAGGCATCTCGGACTCGCCAGGAACTGTACGGTCCCGATCACGAACGAACGTTAGAGGTACGCCTCTGGCATGGAATAGCTCTAACAGAGGTGGCTCAATTTGAGGAGGCCGAGAGCATTCTCACCGATGTCCTCAACGTAGCGACAGACGACGACGCACTACTGATCGATGCCGATCTTCGTAGCCGGACGCGCCAGGCGATGGCCGATCTCTACCTATCCTGGCACAGTCGGTAG
- a CDS encoding sigma-70 family RNA polymerase sigma factor: MSGELTRMLARARNGDEDAFDAIVPYVYDELTLIARRHLRRERSGHTLNTTALVHEAYLKLVDRVNIDWRDRAQFRAVAAQAMRRILVDYARRRNAKKRGGKNKPLTLDEQTIAVEAQAEMLVMLDQAMTRLAAVSPRLCRVVEYRFFGGLADDEISALLEVSERTVRRDWVKARAWLFKELYPEHG, encoded by the coding sequence ATGTCAGGAGAGCTTACGCGCATGCTCGCCCGCGCCCGAAACGGCGATGAAGACGCCTTCGACGCGATCGTTCCGTACGTTTACGACGAGCTAACGCTCATCGCACGCCGGCATCTGCGGCGGGAGCGTTCAGGCCACACTCTGAATACGACCGCGCTTGTGCACGAGGCCTATCTGAAGCTGGTCGATCGTGTGAACATAGACTGGCGGGACCGTGCCCAGTTTAGGGCCGTCGCAGCGCAGGCCATGCGTCGGATCCTCGTGGACTACGCACGTAGGCGAAACGCCAAGAAGCGCGGCGGCAAGAATAAGCCACTGACGCTCGACGAACAGACAATAGCCGTTGAGGCGCAAGCCGAGATGCTCGTCATGCTCGACCAGGCAATGACGCGTCTGGCTGCGGTCAGCCCCCGCCTGTGCCGTGTCGTCGAGTATCGATTCTTCGGGGGCTTGGCCGACGACGAGATCTCTGCACTTCTCGAGGTATCAGAGCGGACGGTTCGGCGCGACTGGGTGAAGGCCCGCGCCTGGCTCTTCAAGGAACTCTATCCAGAGCACGGTTGA
- a CDS encoding T9SS type A sorting domain-containing protein: MNTRHCISFALAVCLLLVIPAYGQDAQVDLDSKTDRLPPEMERLRAALPPPIAAKLSILNQSADGFVFRHLPSSPFVPFASSQLAKANVWLLTEQISQDWDAAANGGSGDWLNESRVGYTRNSAGVPTERLIDEWEAVSETWLPGLRTTYLLNDQNRSEESLDEAWNPDANGGQGDWEPSRRVLGTYDGDGNSLVRTTELWDDSTNEWFVWFRSTSTYENGRRVQLVSESIDFFTGMLGFSLRNSFEYDGAGRTTRRIVETYDDATSEWKNSTARVWTYDGQGQETEDLELNWDESANGGQGDWVNDYREVSTYSTNPDEMTVTAQDWDATANGGQGDWINRERGLLTATSLTGWVETEQDWDPDANGGQGDWVNRDQQLVTLDSNGDFVEFVEQTWDPAAAGGQGDWVNESRGSFVYNSDRLLTENLIQVWDGAQWVNDSRLLQMYQEFTGTALEDDNPEVRFKLQANYPNPFKSETTIRFALPAAQHVTLEVFDLLGRRITTLVDGQKAPGNHEVVLEAKGMAGGLYVYRLTGDHVQTSRTMLHVR; the protein is encoded by the coding sequence ATGAATACTCGACACTGCATTTCGTTTGCCTTAGCCGTATGCCTGCTGCTTGTGATTCCGGCCTACGGGCAGGACGCGCAGGTAGACCTCGACTCGAAGACTGATCGGCTTCCGCCGGAAATGGAGCGATTGAGAGCGGCCCTGCCGCCGCCAATCGCCGCCAAACTGTCAATACTCAACCAATCCGCCGACGGCTTTGTCTTCAGACACCTCCCATCAAGTCCCTTTGTGCCCTTCGCCTCCTCGCAACTGGCGAAAGCTAACGTGTGGTTACTTACTGAGCAGATCTCCCAGGATTGGGATGCTGCAGCCAACGGCGGTTCGGGTGACTGGTTGAATGAGAGCCGCGTCGGGTATACGCGCAATTCCGCCGGTGTGCCCACGGAGCGGCTGATCGACGAGTGGGAAGCGGTCAGCGAAACATGGCTACCGGGTCTTCGGACGACATATTTGCTGAATGACCAGAATCGTAGCGAAGAGTCCCTCGATGAAGCATGGAACCCGGATGCTAACGGGGGTCAGGGCGATTGGGAGCCCTCGCGGCGCGTGCTCGGCACCTACGACGGCGACGGCAACAGCCTCGTCAGGACGACCGAGCTCTGGGATGACAGCACAAATGAATGGTTTGTCTGGTTCCGCTCAACATCCACTTACGAGAACGGCCGGAGAGTTCAGTTGGTGTCCGAGTCGATCGACTTCTTCACCGGTATGCTCGGTTTTAGCCTGCGCAACAGCTTTGAATACGATGGGGCCGGACGAACCACACGACGGATTGTGGAGACGTATGATGACGCGACCAGTGAATGGAAGAACTCAACGGCCAGGGTGTGGACTTATGACGGTCAAGGACAGGAAACCGAAGACCTCGAACTGAACTGGGACGAGAGTGCCAACGGGGGTCAGGGTGACTGGGTCAACGACTACAGAGAGGTCAGCACGTACTCCACGAATCCGGACGAGATGACTGTGACGGCCCAGGATTGGGACGCGACCGCCAACGGGGGTCAGGGTGACTGGATCAACCGAGAGAGAGGCCTGCTCACGGCCACGAGTTTAACCGGCTGGGTCGAGACCGAACAGGATTGGGATCCGGATGCGAACGGCGGCCAGGGCGACTGGGTGAATCGGGATCAACAACTGGTGACACTCGATTCAAACGGAGATTTTGTCGAGTTCGTAGAGCAGACGTGGGATCCGGCCGCTGCCGGCGGGCAGGGTGACTGGGTGAACGAAAGTCGTGGTTCGTTCGTGTACAACAGCGACCGACTTCTCACGGAGAATCTAATCCAGGTTTGGGACGGCGCACAGTGGGTCAATGACTCCCGCCTGCTCCAAATGTATCAGGAGTTTACGGGCACTGCCCTGGAGGACGACAATCCCGAAGTCCGCTTCAAACTCCAGGCCAACTATCCGAACCCGTTCAAAAGCGAGACCACGATTCGGTTCGCACTGCCGGCAGCACAACACGTCACTCTCGAGGTGTTCGACCTGCTTGGCCGCCGGATAACGACGCTGGTCGATGGTCAGAAGGCACCCGGGAACCACGAGGTCGTTCTGGAGGCCAAAGGCATGGCAGGGGGATTGTACGTTTACCGCCTAACGGGGGACCACGTCCAGACTTCGCGCACCATGCTTCACGTCAGGTAA
- a CDS encoding amidohydrolase family protein: MAMSRTAATTASVFVVLSAGMLLCACDTTPEVDVVLHGATIVDAANERIVADQTIAIDDGRIIEIGTSEDVRARGLIELDATGKYVIPGLVDAHVHVDHPDELNIYPAFGVTSIFVLRGLPQHLAWRAEIEDGLRFGPHLFTTGDYMDGYPPYMQPLMSFDDIEAAQASVREQHEAGYDFVKVYTRLSTEQRAAIIEEAHQIGQCVVGHAGPDTALDDLIELGQDNVAHGQDLIRWYFDSADDPKGVDRIVSALAGSNTTVTPNLSWTTGLIAQGSDLERLLERPVARALHPAILQPFRPANNRYLRNADTWVPEVRARLEKEHEIARRLHSEGVTLLAGTDASTSGVFPGDAMHEELEQLVAAGLSPGEALVIATVNPADFLVRCVDAEIRTGRVAVDHRADLVLLDRNPLEDIRNSREISGVVLAGRWHSRESLEARLDSLDRAYVELREEVINLEKDLFSGRTDDAREIFDRARKRWSGEILFSQYTPFFVGYGFLYGDNGFNSDPDKLRSALELYRMYTETYPQFHSAHYQLGLAQKANGLTDEARRSFEKALEIHAYYPDAKRQLAELLESSGE; the protein is encoded by the coding sequence ATGGCAATGTCCCGTACGGCGGCCACCACGGCCTCAGTATTTGTTGTCCTTTCAGCAGGCATGCTCTTGTGCGCGTGCGATACGACCCCCGAGGTCGACGTCGTCTTGCACGGTGCCACGATCGTTGATGCGGCGAATGAGCGAATTGTAGCGGATCAGACGATCGCTATCGACGACGGACGAATCATTGAGATAGGTACGTCTGAAGATGTCCGTGCACGCGGACTAATAGAGCTCGATGCAACGGGTAAGTATGTAATCCCGGGTTTAGTCGATGCACATGTCCACGTGGATCACCCGGACGAGCTGAATATCTATCCAGCCTTTGGTGTCACCTCGATATTCGTGCTTCGCGGGCTTCCTCAGCACCTTGCGTGGAGGGCAGAGATCGAGGACGGACTCCGGTTCGGCCCACATCTGTTCACGACCGGGGACTACATGGACGGCTACCCACCGTACATGCAGCCTCTCATGAGCTTCGATGACATCGAGGCTGCTCAGGCATCCGTCCGCGAACAGCATGAAGCAGGGTATGATTTCGTCAAGGTCTACACACGGCTGAGTACAGAGCAGCGTGCGGCCATCATCGAAGAGGCGCATCAGATTGGCCAATGCGTCGTCGGACACGCCGGTCCCGACACGGCTCTTGACGATCTAATTGAACTTGGCCAGGATAATGTCGCGCATGGCCAGGATCTAATCCGTTGGTACTTCGACTCGGCGGATGATCCGAAAGGTGTAGACCGGATCGTATCCGCGCTCGCGGGTTCGAATACGACGGTTACACCCAACCTCAGTTGGACGACCGGACTGATTGCCCAGGGATCGGATCTCGAGCGTCTCCTCGAGCGACCGGTCGCCCGAGCACTCCATCCGGCGATACTTCAGCCATTCCGGCCAGCGAACAACCGCTATCTGCGCAATGCGGATACCTGGGTGCCAGAGGTCCGCGCTCGTCTGGAAAAAGAGCATGAGATTGCTCGGCGTCTTCATAGCGAAGGAGTCACACTCCTTGCCGGCACAGATGCATCGACGTCCGGAGTGTTTCCGGGAGATGCCATGCACGAGGAATTAGAGCAACTGGTTGCGGCGGGGCTCTCGCCTGGCGAAGCCTTGGTCATCGCGACTGTCAACCCAGCCGATTTTCTTGTCCGTTGTGTAGACGCAGAGATCCGGACAGGCCGCGTCGCTGTCGACCATCGGGCGGATCTCGTACTGCTCGACCGGAACCCTCTCGAAGACATAAGGAATTCGCGAGAGATCAGCGGAGTCGTACTCGCCGGACGATGGCACTCGCGAGAGTCACTGGAGGCAAGGCTGGATAGTCTTGACCGAGCATATGTCGAACTGAGGGAGGAGGTAATCAATCTGGAGAAGGATCTCTTCAGTGGACGCACGGATGATGCTCGCGAAATCTTCGATCGCGCGAGGAAGCGTTGGTCGGGTGAGATTCTATTCAGCCAGTACACTCCGTTCTTCGTCGGCTATGGCTTCCTGTACGGGGATAACGGTTTCAACTCAGATCCGGACAAATTGAGGTCGGCTCTCGAACTCTACAGGATGTACACCGAGACCTATCCTCAATTTCACAGCGCTCATTACCAGCTTGGTCTGGCGCAGAAGGCCAACGGGTTGACCGATGAAGCCAGACGGTCATTCGAGAAGGCTCTCGAGATTCATGCCTACTACCCGGACGCCAAAAGGCAACTCGCCGAACTACTGGAGTCAAGCGGCGAATAG